A genomic segment from Candidatus Rokuibacteriota bacterium encodes:
- a CDS encoding NAD(P)-dependent oxidoreductase — translation MIVIPDDFPSVFEGTPAHERAKKLGDVTVFTERGADAEQELIRRIGRAEVAINIRAHARFSEAVFTACPALKMISVWGTGTDNVDLNTAGMRGVTVCNTPGVNAFAVAEHALALMLAVARKITTLDAEMRKGKWPRELLTQLLGKTLGVFGMGTIGSRVAALGKAIGMDVLGWSALGEEARISKAGATPASKEEILARADVISLHVRLDPETRGFIGRKELGLMKPTAILVNTGRGVLVDRDALLAALKERRIMGAGLDVFHQEPLAPDDPILSLPNVVCSPHNAGQTPEVIRDGLLRAVENVEHFLRGKPRDVVVAPIR, via the coding sequence GTGATCGTCATCCCAGACGACTTCCCCTCGGTCTTCGAGGGCACCCCCGCTCACGAGCGGGCGAAGAAGCTCGGCGACGTCACGGTCTTCACCGAGCGCGGCGCCGACGCGGAGCAGGAACTGATCCGGCGCATCGGCCGCGCGGAGGTCGCCATCAACATCCGGGCCCACGCGCGGTTCAGCGAGGCCGTCTTCACCGCCTGCCCCGCCCTCAAGATGATCTCCGTCTGGGGCACGGGCACCGACAACGTGGACCTCAACACGGCCGGCATGCGCGGCGTCACCGTGTGCAACACGCCGGGCGTGAACGCCTTCGCCGTGGCCGAGCACGCGCTGGCGCTGATGCTGGCGGTGGCGCGGAAGATCACCACGCTGGACGCCGAAATGCGGAAGGGCAAGTGGCCGCGCGAGCTGCTGACCCAGCTGCTCGGCAAGACGCTCGGCGTCTTCGGCATGGGCACGATCGGCTCCCGCGTGGCGGCGCTCGGCAAGGCCATCGGCATGGACGTGCTCGGCTGGTCGGCGCTCGGCGAGGAGGCCCGCATCAGCAAAGCGGGGGCGACGCCTGCCTCCAAGGAGGAGATCCTGGCCCGGGCGGACGTCATCAGCCTGCACGTGCGCCTCGACCCCGAGACCCGCGGCTTCATCGGCCGGAAGGAGCTCGGCCTGATGAAGCCCACGGCCATCCTGGTCAACACGGGGCGCGGCGTGCTCGTGGACCGCGACGCGCTCCTCGCCGCACTCAAGGAGCGCAGGATCATGGGCGCGGGCCTCGACGTCTTCCACCAGGAGCCGCTGGCGCCGGACGACCCGATCCTCTCGCTGCCGAACGTGGTCTGCTCTCCGCACAATGCCGGGCAGACCCCGGAGGTCATCCGTGACGGTCTCCTTCGCGCCGTCGAGAACGTGGAGCACTTCCTCCGGGGCAAGCCCCGGGACGTGGTCGTCGCCCCGATCCGCTAG
- a CDS encoding alanine--glyoxylate aminotransferase family protein, which translates to MDSIKTDSIKWAVPQAREILMIPGPTEIPFPVIQAMNQQPVIQYDQTFDVDVLEPINLALKKVFQTERGEVITMPGSGKTALESSALSMVEPGDRVLVIVTGSFGLLMGAVMGRIGAEVTEFSAEWGQPLDLVKLEKEIDRVKPKIVTMVHNETSTGTTYPAAEVGKIIKGHGALFLLDTVSSLAGIDVRTDAWGVDLNMTGSQKCLAAPLGMAIVGVTPPAWEAMERRKHKASSWVYDLLRWRDSWIPVSRGGRVPEGGRRMQPISMPTHLTAALGVAVRLVLEEGLEARFRRHAVAGRAFRAGIEAMRLEMFPDTSVRSDTVSCIKTPPGIEPAAIVKRMREIYGILIGTGLDKMRTTTLRVGHMGITASPLYILPTLSALEMTLRELGYRSEAGACVGAAQTIFADATA; encoded by the coding sequence ATGGATTCGATCAAGACGGATTCGATCAAGTGGGCGGTGCCGCAGGCGCGGGAGATCCTGATGATCCCGGGCCCGACGGAAATCCCCTTCCCCGTCATCCAGGCTATGAACCAACAGCCCGTGATCCAGTACGACCAGACCTTCGACGTGGACGTCCTGGAGCCGATCAACCTGGCGCTCAAGAAAGTGTTCCAGACGGAGCGGGGCGAAGTCATCACCATGCCGGGCTCCGGCAAGACGGCGCTCGAGTCGAGCGCGCTCTCGATGGTCGAGCCCGGCGACCGCGTCCTCGTGATCGTGACGGGCAGCTTCGGCCTGTTGATGGGCGCGGTCATGGGGCGCATCGGCGCCGAGGTGACCGAGTTCAGCGCGGAGTGGGGCCAGCCGCTCGACCTCGTCAAGCTCGAGAAGGAGATCGACCGCGTCAAGCCCAAGATCGTCACGATGGTCCACAACGAGACCTCGACGGGCACGACCTACCCGGCGGCCGAGGTCGGCAAGATCATCAAGGGCCACGGCGCGCTCTTCCTCCTCGACACCGTCTCCTCGCTCGCCGGCATCGACGTCCGCACGGACGCGTGGGGCGTGGACCTCAACATGACGGGCTCACAGAAGTGCCTCGCCGCGCCGCTCGGCATGGCGATCGTGGGCGTCACCCCTCCGGCCTGGGAGGCGATGGAGCGCCGCAAGCACAAGGCCTCCTCGTGGGTGTACGACCTCCTGCGCTGGCGGGACTCGTGGATCCCGGTCTCGCGCGGCGGGCGCGTGCCGGAAGGCGGCAGGCGGATGCAGCCCATCTCCATGCCGACCCACCTGACGGCCGCCCTGGGCGTCGCTGTCCGGCTCGTGCTCGAGGAAGGGCTCGAGGCCCGGTTCCGCCGCCACGCCGTGGCCGGCCGCGCCTTCCGCGCGGGCATCGAGGCCATGCGCCTCGAGATGTTCCCCGACACGTCCGTCCGGTCCGACACCGTCTCCTGCATCAAGACGCCGCCCGGCATCGAGCCCGCGGCCATCGTCAAGCGGATGCGCGAGATTTACGGGATTCTCATCGGCACCGGCCTCGACAAGATGCGGACGACGACGCTGCGCGTCGGCCACATGGGCATCACCGCGAGCCCGCTCTACATCCTGCCGACGCTGTCGGCGCTCGAGATGACCCTCCGCGAGCTCGGCTACAGAAGCGAGGCCGGGGCCTGCGTCGGCGCGGCGCAGACCATCTTCGCGGACGCCACCGCGTGA
- a CDS encoding lipid-A-disaccharide synthase N-terminal domain-containing protein, with the protein MITAEHFWLSVGFLGQAFFSSRFLVQWIASERKKESVIPVSFWFFSIGGGTTLLIYAIYRQDPVFILGQGAGLLVYLRNLYLIRRKQRRLAQAGS; encoded by the coding sequence ATGATAACCGCAGAGCACTTCTGGCTATCGGTGGGCTTCCTCGGTCAGGCGTTCTTCTCGAGCCGCTTTCTTGTCCAGTGGATCGCCTCCGAGCGCAAGAAGGAGAGCGTGATCCCGGTCTCGTTCTGGTTCTTCTCGATCGGCGGGGGGACCACGCTCCTGATCTACGCGATCTACCGGCAGGACCCGGTGTTCATCCTGGGCCAGGGCGCGGGCCTCCTGGTCTACCTGCGCAACCTTTACCTCATCCGGCGCAAGCAGCGCCGCCTCGCCCAGGCCGGCAGCTGA